The following proteins are co-located in the Euwallacea fornicatus isolate EFF26 chromosome 16, ASM4011564v1, whole genome shotgun sequence genome:
- the LOC136344286 gene encoding polynucleotide 5'-hydroxyl-kinase NOL9 produces the protein MVVNGKNQKNSGKVNIMNKAHFPIYLSSSFSTYERAKVSNPNSKGLKHRPFNADNFCEEKSNGKEFLVKTKRNISSGINPNRRLGKKPKKNNFSNSKIVENKNKVFSLSGEFLVDFVSNSAYTQQTKSKNKKEHLKKGKSTSKRTSKTKQSIGNKPSAFALSSEDFYDDESISVKGLEFNKITDSFEAISSECIQEPFNTLQIPNKHFKTTENENVDRLEETIIMENCNIFKTSQFILNHPEASKEKPTSDMTITQENKKTKKKPVCKILKLKDGSMIVVLEEPSQIIYFNGLCSIKVLSGKVDVLGASLDKSCYEVNVYSPRGTSLLYVRNSYKIISQVKAENMVLLKQLVPDGLLEIEQETIFFPQESAIILCKEIKQPYIKFIESHISQKIFPDTNKTAEPRMDFQLSGRFNKITDNWEWEDIVDGIIETSKVAICGGKGVGKSTFLRYAINNLLGRYKMIRVVDLDPGQSEFCSPGCISVNLVNTYLFGPNYTHLQTPECSILSHINTSYNIKHYIESVNYLSNQLRQMEPLVTLINFSGFTQGLGLDIGITAIKILQPTTVVEIKSDTLSKNYKIDLTAENVNRKKSKLFSVEESEELNYEYIKLKGFSKSNGIWSLEARQAREMCILSYFGNMMFEDARELSSPNIAMFNICLSALKVVNLEGKPLSPLAVNGNIVALCSVAYTTSDILLCYGFGFIRGIDIDSDLLILLTPEPITRLDKVTHIVLSSVNTPPSLLMSCNNVEGQIPYLSVGDVVNLGQFTKRSYLPPNK, from the exons ATGGTTGTTAATggtaaaaaccaaaaaaattctggaaaGGTTAATATAATGAACAAGGCACACTTTCCGATTTATCTCTCTTCAAGCTTTTCCACATATGAAAGAGCTAAAGTATCAAATCCAAATAGCAAAGGTTTGAAGCATAGACCTTTCAACGCAGACAATTTTTgtgaagaaaaatcaaatggaaaagaatttttagtGAAAACAAAGAGAAATATCTCAAGTGGAATTAATCCAAATCGACGACTTGGAAAGAAACCTAAGAAAAACAACTTTAGTAATAGCAAAATagtagaaaacaaaaataaagtgtTCAGTTTGAGTGGAGAGTTTCTAGTAGATTTTGTTTCTAACAGTGCCTACACACAgcaaacaaaatcaaaaaataagaaagagcatttaaaaaagggaaaaagtaCTAGTAAAAGGACATCTAAAACTAAACAATCCATTGGAAATAAACCAAGTGCATTTGCATTAAGTTCAGAAGACTTCTACGATGATGAAAGCATATCAGTTAAGGGGCTCGAATTCAACAAAATCACTGATTCATTTGAAGCTATTTCTAGTGAATGCATCCAAGAGCCCTTCAATACGTTGCAAATTCCAAATAAGCATTTTAAAACcactgaaaatgaaaatgttgacAGATTAGAGGAAACAATTATAatggaaaattgcaatatatttaaaacaagtCAATTTATATTAAACCACCCTGAAGCCAGCAAAGAGAAGCCAACCTCAGACATGACAATAactcaagaaaataaaaaaacaaaaaaaaaaccagtgtgtaaaattttaaagttaaaagatGGTAGCATGATAGTAGTTCTTGAGGAACCaagtcaaattatttatttcaatggaTTGTGCAGTATCAAGGTGTTAAGTGGAAAAGTAGATGTACTTGGAGCTTCTCTGGACAAAAGTTGTTATGAAGTGAATGTCTATTCCCCAAGAGGTACTTCATTGCTATATGTAAGAAACAgttacaaaataatatctcAAGTTAAGGCAGAAAATATGGTGCTACTAAAACAACTGGTGCCTGATGGGCTATTAGAAATTGAGcaagaaacaatattttttcctcaagAGAGTGCCATCATCCTCtgcaaagaaattaaacagccatatataaaatttatcgaaagTCACATCTCtcagaaaatatttccagaTACAAATAAAACTGCAGAGCCAAGAATGGACTTTCAGCTTTCAGggagatttaataaaataacagatAATTGGGAGTGGGAGGATATAGTTGATGGCATAATTGAGACATCTAAAGTTGCAATATGTGGAGGCAAAGGAGTTGGAAAAAGCACGTTTCTGAGATATGCAATTAATAACTTGCTTGGGAGGTATAAAATGATTAGAGTAGTGGATTTAGATCCTGGACAATCAGAGTTTTGCTCTCCAGGGTGTATTTCTGTCAATTTGGTGAATACTTATCTTTTTGGACCAAACTATACTCATTTGCAGACACCAGAGTG CTCCATATTATCCCATATAAACACATCTTATAATATTAAGCACTACATTGAATCAGTGAATTATTTATCTAATCAGCTCAGACAAATGGAACCCCTGGTgaccttaataaatttttctggTTTTACACAAGGGCTCGGACTAGACATAGGCATaactgcaataaaaattttgcaaccCACCACTGTAGTTGAAATAAAGAGCGATACATTaagcaaaaattataaaattgatttaactgcAGAAAATGTCAATaggaaaaaaagcaaattgttTAGTGTAGAGGAAAGCGAGGAATTAAATTATGagtatatcaaattaaaaggCTTCTCTAAGAGCAATGGAATATGGTCATTGGAAGCCAGGCAAGCAAGGGAGATGTGTATTTTGTCCTATTTTGGAAATATGATGTTTGAGGATGCTAGAGAGCTGTCAAGTCCAAATATTGCAATGTTCAA caTTTGTTTGTCTGCATTGAAAGTTGTAAATTTGGAAGGAAAACCACTATCTCCATTGGCagttaatggaaatattgtaGCATTATGTTCAGTTGCTTACACAACATCAGATATACTTCTTTGTTACGGCTTTG GCTTCATCAGAGGTATAGACATAGATAGTGATCTCTTAATCCTTCTGACACCGGAACCGATAACGAGGCTGGATAAAGTTACACATATAGTGTTGAGTTCAGTCAATACTCCACCCTCACTGCTTATGTCATGCAATAACGTTGAGGGTCAGATACCATACCTAAGTGTAGGAGATGTGGTTAATTTGGGACAGTTTACCAAAAGGTCGTATTTACCGCCCAATAAATAG
- the LOC136344288 gene encoding myotubularin-related protein 10-A yields MNEKKENSGFTSYLGEPDLENVSLEDFQRTKFLDGETLVCEAQQVLMSTPITDATKATKGVLSVTTFKLSFASADESDAANCYQQNYLLGVNDVCLSSIDSIYQLGERIKKKLVPGQNISGKVKELLVVCKNMRYFQFSFKLCDKDSGKSIANALVHHAYPKRHQLLFAYDYKEPCVTTTLLREVKLFQIRHDWEKELQRTGCPGWRMSQVNYNYQMSSLLIETLIIPQSVTDNIIKEAVEKFRNRFCPLWVWGTSDGAALVRMADLLPTIADRMEENKLLEHIRKSHPQKQAPHIIDLSSPSPKEIYSSYVKLRDLCTPDSPRIFKNQDFKFYGLIDSTKWLTHVSTCLTKACEAAEKIMRFNRTVVLQEGDGQDLNCLVASLTQIIVDPYFRTKFGFQSLVQKDWVAMGHPFANRIGHILSKEIEQSPIFLLFLDCVWQLLQQYPRAFQISETYLTTLWDSAHISIFDTFLFNCQHDRFMASTGNCNTLVPLTLRSVWDWREQFSEKDIALFCNPLYDDGFNEVLEPSTGLSNLEVWGQAYFRWLSQLEIPRGGKPQVDLYTRFLVQEILKIQFTRNDVNGKMSGKIDKNKEEYMDLIKKVNSFFPFSHNRALVNNPINNVLLTGDTLDSQSILNFNNE; encoded by the exons ATGaacgaaaaaaaagaaaattctggCTTTACCAGCTATTTGGGGGAACCAGATTTAGAG AATGTTTCCTTGGAGGACTTTCAGCGCACTAAATTCTTGGATG GTGAAACCTTAGTATGTGAGGCTCAGCAGGTGTTAATGAGCACTCCCATAACTGATGCCACAAAAGCAACAAAAGGTGTGCTCAGTGTCACAACATTTAAGTTATCATTTGCCTCAGCTGATGAGAGTGATGCTGCCAATTGTTACCAACAAAACTATCTCTTGGGG GTCAATGATGTATGTTTGTCCTCAATCGACTCTATATATCAGTTAGGAGAAAggataaagaaaaaactagTGCCAGGGCAGAATATTAGTGGCAAAGTTAAAGAACTGTTGGTGGTTTGCAAG AAtatgagatattttcaatttagttttaaGTTATGTGATAAAGACAGTGGAAAGTCAATAGCAAATGCATTGGTGCACCATGCCTATCCTAAACGacatcaattattatttgcataTGATTATAA AGAACCCTGTGTAACCACAACTTTACTGAGGGAAGTCAAGCTCTTTCAAATTAGGCATGACTGGGAGAAGGAACTGCAAAGAACAGGCTGTCCAGGCTGGAGGATGAGCCAAGTCAATTACAATTATCAAATGTCATCATTATTAATAGAAACTCTTATAATTCCCCAATCAGTTACAGATAATATTATTAAGGAAGCTGTTGAGAAGTTTCGAAATCGGTTCTGTCCTCTATGG GTTTGGGGTACCTCAGATGGTGCTGCACTTGTACGAATGGCTGACTTATTACCAACAATTGCTGACAGAATGGAAGAGAATAAATTACTAGAACACATTAGGAAAAGCCATCCCCAGAAGCAGGCGCCCCACATAATTGATCTCTCCTCTCCTAGCCCTAAAGAAATATACTCCAGCTACGTAAAATTAAGAGACTTATGCACGCCAGACAGTCCGCgaatattcaaaaatcaa gaCTTCAAATTCTATGGGTTAATAGACTCAACAAAATGGCTAACGCATGTATCGACATGTCTAACAAAAGCTTGTGAGGCAGCTGAAAAAATCATGAGATTTAATCGAACAGTGGTTTTGCAGGAAG GCGATGGACAGGACTTGAATTGTTTAGTGGCCAGTCTAACTCAAATAATCGTAGATCCGtattttagaacaaaattCGGGTTTCAATCATTAGTGCAAAAAGATTGGGTCGCAATGGGCCATCCCTTTGCAAACCGCATAGGACACATTTTATCTAAA GAAATTGAACAATCCCCAATATTCCTCCTCTTTTTGGATTGCGTGTGGCAGCTTCTACAGCAATACCCAAGGGCCTTCCAAATAAGTGAAACTTATTTAACCACCTTATGGGATTCAGCCcacatttcaatatttgataCTTTTTTGTTCAACTGCCAACACGATAGGTTTATGGCGAGTACT gGTAATTGTAATACGCTTGTTCCCTTAACCTTGAGGAGTGTCTGGGATTGGAGAGAGCAATTCAGCGAAAAGGATATAGCCTTATTTTGTAATCCACTTTATGACGATGGATTTAATGAGGTTTTAGAACCTAGCACTGGATTGTCCAACTTGGAAGTGTGGGGACAAGCTTATTTTAGGTGGCTTTCCCAACTGGAAATTCCAAGAGGCGGAAAACCGCAAGTTGACCTATATACCAG GTTTTTGGTgcaagaaatattgaaaattcagtTCACCAGAAACGACGTAAACGGGAAAATGTCGgggaaaatcgacaaaaacaAGGAAGAATACATGGACCTGATTAAAAAAGTGAACAGTTTCTTTCCTTTCAGTCATAACAGGGCTTTAGTCAACAATCCAATAAACAACGTACTTTTGACCGGGGACACTTTAGATTCTCAGTCTATTCTCAACTTTAACAACGAATAG